The nucleotide window CTTCGGGGAGACCCACCGGCGCCGCGGCACCATCACCCTGGAACGGGCGGGCGCCGAGCCGGTGGACGATCTGGTGCTCTCGATAGTCTGCAACACCTCCCCCTGGACTTATCTGGGCAATCGCCCGGTGTACGCGTCACCTAAGGCCTCGTTCGATACCGGCCTCGACGTACTCGGCCTCAGCCGCATGTCGACGGGCGCGGTTGCCCGGTATGGCACCCAGTTGCTCACTTCGTCCCCCGACCGCGGACCCCATGGCAAGCACGCGGTGTCCCTGCACGACCTGACCGACTTCACCTTGCATTCGAAGGTCCCGCTGCCCCTGCAGATGGACGGCGACCACCTCGGACTGCGTACGAGCGTCGCGTTCACAGGCGTTCGCCGTGCACTGCGTGTGATTGTGTGAGCGGAACGGGCTAAAGTCCTTCCACTCGAACGTTTAGGCCAGGATCCACCCCATGGAAGTACGGCTGTGACCTAGTCGACACCGAGGAATCAAAAAAAACTTTCCGGTAGGGGTTGTATCCGCCGCTGAGGTTTGCGAGTCTCTACGTGGCGCTCGGGACGGGCCGCAACATCGCCCCCACAGAGCGCCGGAACCCCTCCTCACTCAAAGGACCACACCAGTCCGTCTGGTAGTCGGCCCTTCACTTGTTGAGGGATTCGTGAAAGCGTTCACATTCACAAGCAACCTGCTTGTAATACCAAGGAGAGGTAGCAGCCATGGACTGGCGTCACAACGCCGTTTGCCGCGAGGAAGACCCCGAGCTCTTCTTCCCCATCGGCAACACCGGTCCTGCGCTGCTGCAGATCGAGGAAGCCAAGGCCGTCTGCCGTCGCTGCCCCGTCATGGAGCAGTGTCTGCAGTGGGCGCTCGAGTCCGGCCAGGACTCCGGCGTCTGGGGTGGCCTCAGCGAGGACGAGCGCCGTGCGATGAAGCGCCGCGCCGCTCGCAACAGGGCCCGTCAGGCATCCGCCTGACAACCCGCCCCACAACAGCCTGAGCCCGGCGGCGCGTACAGCGAGTACGCATCTCCCGCCCCCGAGCCGCAGCGCGCAGTACCCCCGATGCGCAGAACCGAATGACACTCTGAGCCCCGGACCACCCAGTGGTCCGGGGCTCATTGCTGTTTGCGATCGCGTGCTCACCCACCGCCACGCGCCTTTTCCACCGCCGACTTCCCGGGTGAAGATTACGCAGCGTGTTCGTGGAGTAATGGTGCGGAAGGGACGTGGGGGGCGGGTGGGACGGATGGGGTCGCGGGCCGCCTGGATTACCTAGGCGGCCTGTACGGCGTGGATGAGGTGCGTCACCCGAACGGGCTACTTGGGAGTGCGCACCGGAATGTCCAGCACGACCTGGGTGCCGCGCTCCGGGCCCGGGAGCATGTCGAAGGTGCCGCCCAGCTCGCCCTCCACGAGGGTCCGGACGATCTGCAGGCCGAGGTTGCCCGAGCGGTGCGGGTCGAAGCCCTCGGGCAGGCCCGCCCCGTCGTCCTGGACCGTGACCAGGAGGCGGTTCTCCTTCGACGTGCCGCCGCGGACCGCGGAGACCTCCACCGTGCCCCGCTCGCCCTCGCGGAAGCCGTGCTCCAGCGCGTTCTGCAGGATCTCGGTGAGGACCATGGAGAGCGGGGTCGCGACCTCGGCGTCGAGTATGCCGAAGCGGCCCGTGCGCCGGCCGGCGACCTTGCCCGGCGAGATCTCGGCGACCATGGTCAGCACCCGGTCGGCGATCTCGTCGAACTCCACGCGCTCGTCGAGGTTCTGCGAGAGCGTCTCGTGCACGATGGCGATCGAGCCGACCCGGCGCACGGCCTCCTCGAGGGCTTCGCGGCCCCGGTCGGACTCGATACGGCGGGCCTGCAGGCGCAGCAGGGCCGCGACCGTCTGGAGGTTGTTCTTCACCCGGTGGTGGATCTCCCGGATGGTCGCGTCCTTGGTGATCAACTCGCGCTCACGGCGGCGTAGTTCGGTCACGTCGCGCAGGAGGACCAGGGAACCGACGCGCGTGCCCTTGGGCTTGAGGGGGATCGCGCGCAGCTGGATCACGCCGTCGTTGCTCTCGATCTCGAACTCACGGGGCGCCCAGCCGCTGGCGACCTTGGCCAGCGCCTCGTCCACCGGGCCCCGGGAGGGGGCGAGTTCGGCGGTGGTCTGTCCGAGGTGGTGCCCGACCAGGTCGGCGGCCAGGCCCAGCCGGTGGTACGCCGACAGCGCGTTCGGGGACGCGTACTGGACGACGCCGTCCGCGTCCACCCTGATCAGCCCGTCGCCCACGCGCGGCGAGGCGTCCATGTCGACCTGCTGGCCGTGGAACGGGAAGGAGCCGGCCGCGATCATCTGGGCCAGGTCGGACGCGCTCTGCAGGTAGGTGAGTTCGAGCCGCGAGGGCGTGCGCACCGTGAGCAGGTTGGTGTTGCGGGCGATGACGCCGAGGACGCGGCCCTCCCTGCGCACGGGGATGGACTCCACCCGTACGGGGACCTCCTCGCGCCATTCCGGGTCGCCCTCGCGCACGATCCGGCCCTCGTCCAGGGCGGCGTCCAGCATGGGGCGGCGGCCGCGCGGGACGAGGTGGCCGACCATGTCGTCCTGGTACGAGGTGGGGCCGGTGTTGGGCCTCATCTGGGCGACCGAGACGTAGCGGGTGCCGTCGCGGGTGGGGACCCACAGGACGAGGTCGGCGAAGGAGAGGTCGGAGAGCAGCTGCCACTCCGAGACCAGCAGATGCAGCCACTCGAGGTCGGAGTCACCGAGCGCGGTGTGCTGGCGTACGAGGTCGTTCATGGAGGGCACGTGTGCGAGCGTACCCGCCGTGTGCGACAAGGCATGGAACCGGCCGCTCGCGAGGGGTTCGGGACACCCGCGGGCCGCGGCGCCTGGGAGGGACCCTCAGCCCTCCCGGCACCGCAGCCCGGAGCAACATCGGCCACGGGGTGTGCGGTCCCGGTCGGCCGAAGGATGAGGATCCGGTGCAGTCAGGGCAGAGAGCACCGGGTCCTCGATCCGCCCTCCTGTGCGGGGAGGACGGAGGTTCGGTCACACAGATGGCTCGGTCGTACGGTCACTTGATCATTCAGTTGCATGGTCAAGCTTTGCTGACGATTCTGGACTAGACCACTCCGCCTGTCCATGCGTCGCCGGATGTTTGTTGCCGTCTCTCCGCCCGGCAACCCACGCCCTACATCCACCACGCAGCCTAACCCCGGGCGGTTCACCGGCGGGGCCGGATGCGCGGGGTGAGTTCCGCCGACGGGGGAGGCGCGTTCTGCTAGATTGGTCTATACCACACGTGTAGGTGAGTTCCCCTTCAGAACGGCAGGCCCAGCGTGGAAGTTGTCATCGTTTCGGACGCCAAGGCGGGTGGCGAGCTCATTGCCGGAGCCATGGCGGAGCTGCTCCGGCACAAGCCCGACGCCCTGCTCGGCGTCGCCACCGGTTCGACCCCCCTGCCCATCTACGAGGCGCTGGCGGCGCGGGTGGCGTCGGGAGCCGTGGACGCCTCACGGGCGCGGGTCGCCCAGCTCGACGAGTACGTGGGGCTGCCGGCCGAGCATCCCGAGTCGTACCGGTCCGTGCTGCGGCGTGAGGTGCTGGAGCCGCTGGGGCTGGACCCGGCCGCGTTCATGGGGCCGGAC belongs to Streptomyces sp. V3I8 and includes:
- a CDS encoding sensor histidine kinase encodes the protein MPSMNDLVRQHTALGDSDLEWLHLLVSEWQLLSDLSFADLVLWVPTRDGTRYVSVAQMRPNTGPTSYQDDMVGHLVPRGRRPMLDAALDEGRIVREGDPEWREEVPVRVESIPVRREGRVLGVIARNTNLLTVRTPSRLELTYLQSASDLAQMIAAGSFPFHGQQVDMDASPRVGDGLIRVDADGVVQYASPNALSAYHRLGLAADLVGHHLGQTTAELAPSRGPVDEALAKVASGWAPREFEIESNDGVIQLRAIPLKPKGTRVGSLVLLRDVTELRRRERELITKDATIREIHHRVKNNLQTVAALLRLQARRIESDRGREALEEAVRRVGSIAIVHETLSQNLDERVEFDEIADRVLTMVAEISPGKVAGRRTGRFGILDAEVATPLSMVLTEILQNALEHGFREGERGTVEVSAVRGGTSKENRLLVTVQDDGAGLPEGFDPHRSGNLGLQIVRTLVEGELGGTFDMLPGPERGTQVVLDIPVRTPK
- a CDS encoding WhiB family transcriptional regulator yields the protein MDWRHNAVCREEDPELFFPIGNTGPALLQIEEAKAVCRRCPVMEQCLQWALESGQDSGVWGGLSEDERRAMKRRAARNRARQASA